One window of the Colletotrichum destructivum chromosome 4, complete sequence genome contains the following:
- a CDS encoding Putative KH domain containing protein RIK/BLOM7, producing MDDSERRSAKRSRFDQTEPEPRKASRFDRRSRSPTSRRSESARDRSPIAADHATEPKKSPVDAAAAAAAAAARINAQLQAKKGIQHVDVPPIKTATPPAGGAQSPDPANTINGEMYIADGDYIKDIEVNDLRNRYLLTKGSTQKMIKEETGADVTTRGNYYPDKSMATAANPPLYLHVTSTSKTGLEQAVAKIEELMKQELPALVDERRFRRRDQEQVERDEYGRRKWPEEKIPIGLESVPGFNLRAQVVGHGGAYVKHIQQETQCRVQIKGRGSGYLEAATNRESDEEMFLHVAGPDPKMVEKAKELCEDLIANVKEQYEEFKSRPPRSYGGGGGGGYGDRSRSHDGGYGDRSRSHDGGHGGGHGGYQGHSGHGGHGGGGYNSGHGGHGGHGGYGGGHGAAQSPSPAPPGGSNSPAAGADYMAQYAQYYGGQDPYAAYGGYAAYVQMYQQYYAAAQAQQQGSPAPPGASASPPPPPSEAAPPPPPPSSAPPPPPSGSPPGTGGYGAVPPPPGL from the exons ATGGACGACTCCGAGCGACGCTCCGCCAAGCGTTCGCGCTTCGACCAAACAGAACCCGAGCCGCGCAAGGCGTCGAGATTCGACCGCCGCTCACGATCGCCGACTTCAAGACGCTCGGAATCGGCGAGAGATCGTAGCCCTATAGCGGCCGATCATGCCACCGAACCCAAGAAGTCGCCCGTGGATGCCGCTGCTGCGGCCG ccgccgccgccgctcgaaTCAATGCTCAACTCCAGGCGAAGAAAGGCATCCAGCACGTCGATGTTCCCCCAATCAAGACCGCGACTCCTCctgccggcggcgcgcagTCGCCCGATCCGGCCAACACTATCAATGGCGAGATGTACATTGCCGACGGCGACTACATCAAAGACATTGAAGTGAACGACCTTCGCAACAGGTACCTCTTGACCAAGGGGTCGACTCAGAAGATG ATCAAAGAAGAGACTGGTGCTG ATGTTACTACCCGAGGAAACTATTACCCCGACAAGAGCATGGCTACTGCCGCG AATCCGCCTTTGTATCTTCATGTTACAAGTACATCGAAGACTGGTCTTGAGCAAGCCGTTGCCAAGATCGAGGAACTCATGAAACAGGAACTCCCTGCGCTGGTCGATGAGCGCCGTTTCCGTCGCCGCGATCAAGAGCAAGTCGAAAGGGATGAATATGGCCGA CGCAAATggcccgaggagaagattCCTATTGGCTTGGAATCCGTTCCGGGATTCAACCTTCGCGCCCAGGTCGTCGGCCACGGGGGTGCATACGTCAAGCACATCCAGCAGGAGACTCAGTGCCGTGTCCAAATCAAAGGACGTGGCTCTGGTTACCTAGAGGCAGCCACCAACCGCGAGAGCGACGAGGAAATGTTTCTCCATGTCGC CGGACCCGATCCTAAGATGGTtgagaaggccaaggaaCTTTGCGAAGACTTGATTGCGAACGTCAAGGAACAATACGAGGAGTTCAAGAGCAGACCGCCTCGTAGTtacggcggtggcggcggcggcggctatGGTGACCGATCCCGCAGTCACGATGGCGGCTATGGCGACCGGTCCCGTAGCCacgatggcggccatggcggtGGTCACGGCGGTTACCAAGGCCACAGCGGCCACGGCGGTCATGGCGGTGGTGGCTACAACTCTGGGCATGGAGGCCACGGTGGTCACGGCGGCTATGGTGGCGGCCACGGAGCTGCTCAATCGCCCAGCCCGGCTCCTCCCGGCGGTTCCAACAGCCCTGCAGCTGGAGCCGACTACATGGCCCAGTATGCGCAGTACTACGGCGGACAGGATCCGTACGCCGCCTACGGCGGTTACGCTGCCTACGTTCAGATGTACCAGCAGTATTACGCCGCGGCGCAAGCTCAGCAGCAgggctcgccggcgcccccTGGAGCTTCCGCatcacctcctccgccgcccagcgaggctgctcctccgccacctcccCCGAGCTCTGCTCCCCCGCCACCTCCATCAGGCTCGCCTCCGGGGACTGGAGGATACGGCGCA gtgccaccgccgcccggTCTCTAA
- a CDS encoding Putative ACT domain-containing protein, with protein MASRRLVSTSLWRAAAAPAQATSLSAAARWSSTTSSTSAIAYKALRRRSAPLPVSDSPPAWSAQAAVSNILYDMPSPSSQPPKRHILNCLVQNEPGVLSRVSGILAARGFNIDSLVVCSTEVDDLSRMTIVLTGQDGVVEQARRQLEDLVPVWAVLDYTNAALVQRELLLAKINILGPEYFEELLAHHREMTAADADSEHALEAEQQSLEEVAKDFHPSKLAVSQALRHKHEHLKSITYFAHQFGGKVLDISTNSCIVEVSAKPSRIDSFLKLIGPFGILESARTGLMALPRSPLYGPNEETILKEADEVVDASQLPPG; from the exons ATGGCGTCTCGTCGCCTCGTTTCCACCTCGCTATGGCgggccgccgctgccccgGCCCAAGCGACATcgctctccgccgccgcacgATGGAGCTCGACCACCAGCTCGACCTCTGCCATTGCCTACAAGGCTCTTCGACGCCGCTCGGCGCCTCTGCCCGTGAGCGACAGCCCGCCCGCCTGGTCCGCCCAGGCAGCGGTCTCCAACATCCTCTACGAcatgccctcgccgtcgtcgcagcCCCCGAAGCGTCACATCCTCAACTGTCTTGTCCAAAACGAGCCTGGTGTGCTGTCCCGCGTCTCGGGCATTCTCGCCGCGCGCGGTTTCAACATCGACTCTCTTGTTGTCTGCAGcaccgaggtcgatgacCTGTCCCGCATGACCATCGTCCTGACCGGACAGGATGGCGTTGTCGAGCAGGCCCGGCGCCAATTGGAGGACCTCGTCCCCGTCTGGGCTGTGCTGGACTACACCAATGCCGCTCTGGTCCAGCGCGAGCTTCTgctggccaagatcaacATTCTGGGACCCGAGTActtcgaggagctgctcgcTCACCACCGTGAGATGACAGCTGCCGATGCCGACAGCGAGCACGCCCTCGAGGCTGAGCAGCAGTCGCTGGAGGAGGTCGCCAAGGACTTTCACCCCAGCAAACTTGCCGTCAGTCAGGCCCTGCGTCACAAGCACGAACATCTCAAGTCCATCACCTACTTCGCCCACCAGTTCGGAGGAAAGGTTCTGGATATCAGCACCAACAGCTGCATTGTGGAAGT ATCCGCCAAGCCGTCTAGAATCGACTCTTTCCTGAAGCTCATCGGACCTTTCGGTATCCTTGAGTCAGCCCGTACCGGTCTCATGGCCCTGCCCCGTTCGCCGTTGTACGGACCCAACGAGGAGACGATTCTGAAGGAGGCAGACGAGGTCGTTGACGCTAGCCAGCTTCCTCCCGGTTAA
- a CDS encoding Putative aspartate/ornithine carbamoyltransferase: MKQTAFRVTRQALNGVQSRAYSQSTGPRHLMSIADLSPAEFATLVRNAASNKTAVKSGNVPQALATGLTGKSVAMLFSKRSTRTRVSTEAAVALMGGHPMFLGKDDIQLGVNESLYDTSKVISSMTSCMVARVGPHSDVAGLAKDSSVPVINALSDDYHPLQIIADFLTIHEAFPAYTTSDKADLGLKGLKVAWIGDSNNVLFDLAIGCVKMGVDIAVASPAGYGIPDAMKAVIASAAHGVASPGKLTETTVPEEAIKNADILVTDTWVSMGQEAEAQKRLKAFAGYQITNDLAKRGGANEGWKFMHCLPRHPEEVADEVFYSPRSLVFPEAENRLWAAVSALEGFVVNKGKI; the protein is encoded by the exons ATGAAGCAAACAGCTTTCCGAGTCACTCGTCAAGCTCTCAATGGCGTCCAGAGCCGCGCCTACTCACAGTCAACCGGCCCGCGCCACTTGATGTCCATTGCGGACCTGAGCCCCGCTGAGTTCGCTACCCTCGTCCGCAATGCCGCTTCGAACAAGACCGCCGTCAAGTCCGGCAATGTCCCCCAGGCGCTCGCCACGGGCCTGACGGGCAAGTCAGTTGCTATGTTGTTCAGCAAGCGAAGTACCCGCACTCGTGTGTCGACCGAGGCTGCTGTGGCTCTGATGGGCGGCCATCCCATGTTCCTGGGCAAGGACGATATCCAACTCGGG GTCAATGAGTCCCTGTACGACACCTCCAAAGTCATTTCTTCCATGACTTCCTGCATGGTTGCCCGCGTTGGTCCTCACTCTGACGTCGCCGGTCTGGCCAAGGACTCGAGCGTGCCCGTAATCAACGCCCTGTCCGATGACTACCATCCTCTGCAAATCATTGCCGATTTCTTGACCATCCACGAAGCTTTCCCGGCCTACACCACCTCCGACAAGGCCGATCTTGGCCTGAAGGGACTGAAGGTCGCTTGGATCGGTGACTCCAATAACGTCCTCTTCGACCTGGCAATCGGCTGCGTGAAGATGGGTGTCGACATCGCCGTGGCCTCCCCCGCCGGCTATGGCATCCCCGACGCCATGAAGGCCGTCATTGCCTCTGCGGCTCACGGCGTAGCCTCTCCCGGCAAGCTCACCGAGACCACCGTCCCCGAGGAAGCTATCAAGAACGCCGACATCTTGGTGACGGACACCTGGGTATCTATGGGtcaggaggccgaggcccagaaGCGCCTCAAGGCCTTTGCTGGCTACCAAATCACTAATGACCTGGCCAAGCGTGGCGGTGCCAATGAGGGTTGGAAGTTTATGCACTGCCTGCCCCGTCACcccgaggaggtcgccgaTGAGGTCTTCTACAGCCCTcgctccttggtcttccCTGAGGCGGAAAACCGTCTGTGGGCTGCTGTTT CCGCCCTTGAGGGCTTCGTTGTTAACAAGGGCAAGATCTAA
- a CDS encoding Putative SNU66/SART1 family protein, whose translation MDAATIEETNRIRVSLGMKPLPVPGAAPTQSQRDNSASDDEDAPSTLESRSAQAYENYQKVRDAEAAKRKREERAAAAKREREAAQRHAILEGKSLGEAEDADVDAKAWLKAQKKRQKAIDKARKLEEEQAAAEAAALAAVEYTSKDLAGVKVAHELDNFLDGDEQILTLKDATIDQNEEEGDELENMDLRAKEKLQENLDLKKKKPAYDVFAAADEGAERGILAQYDDEIYGKKGKKFTLDGSGAIAELGDILGAPEKSKKLQNIDLDAIQDTPTSDYLDISEIKVKKPKKKKSKSTRQKPVDEDDIFPIDTAPTGDDMMDLDSGAAVLQKKRKIEDDTFVDDEDLQASLAIQRKNALKKRKRARPEDIARQLREQVDEPGEAQTGGVVIDEISEFVSNLKKPEEEERKPKRPKSMSVEPVTAMDVESGDEDHPMGEDDIHEALEDRTREDSADIAATGVDEEKTMNTGMGSTLALLRERGILKDARGAELNMSQRQKAEFLAEKRRIEREQEERTKSQRERDRNSGRLDAMSTRDREERARQANAHRELQQSRVVDELFKKHYKPKVELKYVDDHGRSLDQKEAFKHMSHQFHGKGSGKGKTDKLLKKIEEEKRREAKPTFDASENANMSSSSAKRQAGVRLQ comes from the exons ATGGATGCCGCGACCATCGAGGAGACGAATCGCATTCGCGTTTCGCTGGGCATGAAACCGTTGCCAGTGCCTGGTGCCGCCCCAACTCAGTCGCAACGCGACAACTCCGCTtcagatgacgaggatgcgCCGAGTACCCTCGAGAGCCGTTCGGCGCAAGCGTACGAAAACTACCAAAAAGTCCGCGATGCCGAAGCTGCCAAGCGCAAACGAGAAGAGCGGGCCGCCGCTGcgaaaagggaaagggaggcTGCGCAGCGTCATGCCATTCTCGAGGGAAAGAGCCTTGGCGAAGCAGAGGATGCCGACGTGGATGCGAAGGCTTGGTTGAAGGCCCAGAAGAAGCGGCAGAAGGCCATCGACAAGGCGAGGAAGTTGGAAGAAGagcaggctgctgctgaagctgCTGCGCTGGCGGCTGTCGAGTACACCTCGAAGGATTTGGCCGGTGTGAAGGTTGCGCACGAACTCGACAACtttctcgacggcgatgagcaGATCTTGACCCTTAAGGACGCCACCATCGATCAAAacgaagaggagggcgatGAGCTCGAAAACATGGACCTTAGGGCTAAGGAGAAGCTGCAAGAAAACCTGGacctcaagaagaagaaaccaGCATACGACGTGTTCGCTGCTGCAGACGAAGGGGCAGAGCGCGGCATCCTGGCTCAATACGATGACGAGATCTACGGGAAGAAAGGCAAGAAGTTCACCCTCGACGGTTCGGGTGCGATTGCAGAACTGGGCGACATTTTGGGGGCGCCGGAGAAATCGAAGAAACTGCAAAACATCGATCTCGATGCTATTC AGGATACCCCTACTTCAGATTACCTTGACATTTCCGAGATCAAGGtgaagaagcccaagaagaagaaatcTAAGTCAACTCGGCAGAAGCCcgttgatgaggatgatATTTTCCCCATCGATACAGCACCAACTGGCGACGATATGATGGACCTTGACTCCGGCGCGGCTGTGCTACAAAAGAAGCGCAAGATTGAGGATGACACGTTTGTTGATGACGAGGACTTACAGGCGTCTCTGGCCATCCAGCGTAAGAACGCtctgaagaagagaaagagggccCGCCCCGAGGACATAGCTCGGCAGCTAAGAGAGCAAGTTGACGAGCCAGGCGAGGCTCAAACGGGCGGCGTAGTGATTGACGAGATCTCCGAGTTCGTGTCCAACCTAAAGAAgccagaggaggaggaacgTAAACCAAAGAGGCCAAAGTCTATGTCAGTGGAGCCCGTCACGGCGATGGATGTCGAGTCTGGCGACGAAGATCACCCCATGGGTGAAGATGACATCCATGAGGCATTGGAAGACAGGACGAGGGAAGACTCCGCCGATATTGCGGCGACAGgagtcgacgaggagaagacgatgaacaCAGGCATGGGGTCGACCTTGGCGCTGTTGAGAGAACGCGGCATTCTCAAGGATGCTCGCGGTGCGGAGCTGAACATGAGCCAGCGCCAGAAGGCCGAGTTTTTGGCAGAAAAGAGACGCATCGAGCGGGAGCAAGAGGAGCGGACCAAATCCCAGCGCGAGCGCGACAGGAACAGCGGTCGACTGGACGCCATGTCCACCAGGGACAGGGAGGAACGCGCTCGGCAGGCCAACGCCCACCGCGAACTGCAGCAGTCCCGTGTTGTCGACGAACTCTTCAAGAAGCACTACAAGCCCAAGGTAGAACTCAAGTACGTGGACGATCACGGCCGGTCCCTCGACCAGAAGGAGGCCTTCAAGCACATGAGTCACCAGTTCCACGGCAAGGGCAGCGGAAAGGGCAAGACCGACAAGCTTCTGAAgaagatcgaggaggagaagcgaCGCGAGGCCAAGCCGACCTTTGACGCCAGCGAAAACGCAAACATGagctcatcatcggcgaAGCGGCAGGCCGGTGTTCGATTACAATAA
- a CDS encoding Putative glucoamylase, carbohydrate binding module family 20, six-hairpin glycosidase superfamily, with protein MVYLQHVMSGTLASNTTERLTQPIMKLLTSALLLGSFATQAILGYPGAQIIKRDVDSFIATETPIALRELLCNIGPNGCHAQGVSSGIVIASPDRLDPPYFYTWTRDAGLVFKAIVDIFTNSYDANLQTNIQNYIASQARLQGVSNPSGGLSDGRGLGEAKYEVDLRPYTGDWGRPQRDGPALRAIAIIGYAKWLVANGYSSTASSILWPVIRNDLSYVAQYWNQTGFDLWEEVQGSSFFTVASQHRALVEGSALARSLGLSCNSCDVVAPQILCFLGRFWNPAGNFMVANINGNGRSGRDANVILASIHNFDPAAACDAATFQPCSDKALASHKVVVDSFRTIYVINNGIAQSAAIAVGRYPEDSYYGGNPWYLNTLAAAEQLYDALYVWKQQGSITVTQTSLAFFRDRLGSVAPGTYASGSATYTSLISAVSAYADGFMNVVATYAQTNGSLAEQFSRSNGQPLSADDLTWSYAAFLTAAQRRADVIPKGWVGSATSVPGTCQATSIAGSYSSATATSFPANQTPQTGVPTSTRNTAAPTATGCPIASSVLVTFNARVVTQFGQTVKLVGNIPSLGNWNPSNAVSLSASGYTSANPVWSVTIELPAGQAIQYKYINVASSGTATWERDPNRSYTVPSSCANSATKSDSWQG; from the exons ATGGTTTACCTCCAGCATGTAATGTCAGGAACACTAGCATCCAACACCACCGAGCGCCTCACACAGCCCATCATGAAGCTGCTCACCTCCGCCCTCCTGCTCGGCTCGTTTGCCACCCAGGCCATCTTGGGCTACCCGGGGGCTCAGATTATCAAAAGAGATGTTGACTCTTTCATTGCTACCGAGACTCCTATTGCTCTCAGGGAGTTGCTCTGCAACATTGGACCAAACGGTTGCCATGCTCAGGGCGTGAGCTCAGGCATTGTTATTGCTTCTCCGGACAGACTTGATCCTCCGT ATTTCTATACTTGGACTAGAG ACGCTGGTCTAGTCTTCAAGGCTATTGTAGACATCTTCACGAACAGCTATGACGCCAACCTCCAGACCAACATCCAGAACTACATTGCTTCCCAGGCCCGCCTCCAAGGAGTTTCGAACCCCTCGGGAGGCCTTAGCGATGGCcggggcctcggcgaggccaagtACGAGGTAGACTTGAGGCCTTACACTGGTGATTGGG GGAGACCCCAGAGAGACGGCCCTGCACTTCGGGCGATTGCCATCATCGGTTATGCCAAGTGGCTGGTGGCCAACGGCTACTCTtccacggcctcgtcgatccTGTGGCCTGTCATCCGCAACGATCTAAGCTATGTTGCTCAGTACTG GAACCAAACTGGTTTCGATCTTTGGGAGGAAGTCCAAGGAAGCTCCTTCTTCACAGTTGCTAGCCAGCACCGCG CACTGGTTGAGGGAAGTGCCTTGGCTCGCTCGCTTGGCCTTTCTTGCAACTCCTGCGATGTTGTTGCGCCTCAGATTCTCTGCTTCTTGGGAAGATTCTGGAACCCAGCCGGCAACTTCATGGTTGCCAACA TCAACGGAAACGGACGATCTGGCCGCGACGCCAACGTGATCCTCGCTTCCATCCACAACTTCGATCCTGCCGCGGCCTGTGACGCAGCAACCTTCCAACCTTGCAGTGACAAGGCTTTGGCCAGCCACAAGGTTGTTGTGGACTCGTTCCGCACCATCTATGTCATCAACAACGGCATCGCGCAATCTGCCGCTATCGCCGTGGGAAGATACCCCGAGGACAGCTACTACGGCGGCAACCCCTGGTATCTTAACACgctcgccgcggccgagcAGCTCTACGACGCCCTCTACGTCTGGAAGCAGCAGGGCTCCATCACTGTCACACAGACGTCCCTTGCCTTCTTCCGAGACCGTCTTGGCTCCGTTGCTCCCGGGACCTACGCCTCCGGCTCTGCAACATACACCTCTCTCATCAGCGCTGTGAGCGCCTACGCCGACGGCTTCATGAACGTCGTCGCGACGTACGCCCAGACCAACGGCTCGCTTGCCGAGCAGTTCTCGCGCAGTAACGGTCAGCCCCTTTCGGCCGACGACCTCACCTGGTCCTATGCCGCGTTCCTCACCGCTGCCCAGCGCCGTGCCGATGTCATCCCTAAGGGCTGGGTCGGCTCCGCAACCTCTGTTCCGGGCACTTGTCAGGCAACCTCCATCGCTGGCTCCTACTCCAGCGCTACGGCGACATCGTTCCCTGCCAACCAGACGCCCCAGACCGGCGTGCCCACCAGCACACGCAACACGGCGGCCCCGACTGCGACCGGCTGCCCCATTGCGAGTTCTGTGCTTGTCACTTTCAACGCACGTGTCGTCACCCAGTTCGGACAGACTGTTAAGCTTGTTGGTAACATCCCCTCACTCGGAAACTGGAATCCGAGCAACGCTGTCTCTTTGAGCGCTTCGGGCTACACCTCGGCCAACCCCGTCTGGTCTGTAACCATCGAGCtgccggccggccaggccaTACAGTATAAGTACATCAACgtcgccagcagcggcacAGCTACTTGGGAGAGAGACCCCAACCGCAGCTATACCGTGCCGTCGTCTTGCGCGAACTCTGCCACCAAGTCTGACTCTTGGCAGGGGTGA
- a CDS encoding Putative P-loop containing nucleoside triphosphate hydrolase, translated as MTGSNAVIVGLSGCSSSGKTTLARLLRDIFPSTFILHEDDFYKAESELPTKNGLLDWDCPEAISIPDMEKALTHIRENGTFPPFVDSKEDQNSVGKCPVTDAKIAAVKAKVEAWLQPGNAGHAIFTEGKLKVCLFDGFLIYCKEMETTMKLIDIKLFLLVSRAKATQRREARDGYVTLEGFWQDPPGYVDKIVWPNYVESHAWLFKDGNVEGDLSEEVLREKNIKAQVGKGLDIDMETTLDWTVDTIITELERRASKQS; from the exons ATGACAGGGAGCAACGCCGTGATTGTCGGACTCAGCGGCTGCTCTTCCAGCGGGAAGACGACGCTGGCGCGTTTGCTTAGGGATATCTTTCCGAGCACCTTCATCTTGCACGAAGACGATTTCTACAAAGCAGAGTCCGA gttGCCGACGAAAAATGGCCTCTTGGATTGGGACTGCCCGGAAGCAATCTCCATCCCGGACATGGAGAAAGCCCTCACTCATATCCGTGAGAACGGAACGTTCCCA CCCTTTGTAGACTCCAAAGAGGATCAAAACTCCGTCGGAAAATGCCCCGTCACAGACGCCAAGATTGCGGCCGTCAAGGCAAAGGTTGAGGCCTGGCTCCAGCCCGGCAACGCAGGACACGCCATCTTCACCGAGGGCAAGCTCAAGGTGTGCCTCTTCGATGGCTTCCTGATCTACTGCAAGGAGATGGAGACCACGATGAAGCTCATCGATATCAAATTATTCCTTCTGGTGAGCCGTGCCAAGGCAACGCAGCGCCGTGAGGCGCGCGACGGCTATGTCACTCTGGAGGGTTTCTGGCAGGACCCTCCTGGATATGTGGACAAGATCGTCTGGCCCAACTACGTGGAATCTCACGCGTGGCTTTTCAAGGATGGAAACGTAGAAGGCGACCTGAGCGAAGAAGTCCTGCGTGAGAAAAACATCAAGGCGCAAGTTGGGAAGGGGCTAGACATCGATATGGAGACCACTTTGGATTGGACTGTTGACACCATCATCACGGAGTTGGAAAGACGGGCTTCCAAGCAGTCTTAG
- a CDS encoding Putative peptidyl-tRNA hydrolase, PTH2, peptidyl-tRNA hydrolase II domain superfamily yields the protein MQTRHLQNPIPTKKLRFIPTLPVGCISTSCLVSFSLAQPKVFPNNRKHSPTMPSEAVVVSTSVVALVTGFVLGVFSIRGYLISPELRAEARANTDDPLESDESDIDEDDTILDHAPNWANGVAADRRDGLRQRNAASSAKPASSKKPNPDSAPLADSNEECKLVLVVRTDLGMTKGKMAAQASHATLACYKSLSRAAAKDPSSAAANILKRWERLGQAKIAVQIKNQDEMLELMGKARSLGVTSEVIADAGRTQIEAGSLTVLGVGPAPRSLVDQITGHLKLL from the exons ATGCAAACCCGACATCTCCAGAATCCCATTCCCACAAAAAAGTTGCGGTTCATCCCAACTCTTCCGGTCGGCTGTATCTCAACCTCGTGTctcgtctctttctctttaGCCCAACCCAAAGTTTTCCCCAATAATCGAAAACACTCGCCCACAATGCCCTCCGAAGCAGTCGTCGTGTCGacctccgtcgtcgccctcgtgACGGGCTTCGTGCTGGGCGTCTTTTCGATCCGTGGCTACCTCATCTCCCCCGAACTGCGCGCCGAGGCTCGCGCCAACACAGACGACCCGTTGGAGAGCGACGAGTCCGAcattgacgaggacgacaccATCCTCGACCACGCCCCCAACTGGGCCAACGGCGTGGCCGCcgaccgccgcgacggcctgCGCCAGCGCAACGCTGCTTCCTCAGCGAAgcccgcctcctccaagaAGCCCAACCCCGACTCCGCGCCACTTGCCGACTCCAATGAGGAGTgcaagctcgtcctcgttgtCCGGACGGACCTGGGCATGACAAAGG GCAAGATGGCGGCGCAAGCATCGCACGCGACCCTCGCATGCTACAAGTCCCTCTCCCGCGCCGCAGCCAAGGACCCGTCGTCCGCGGCTGCCAACATCCTCAAGCGCTGGGAGcgcctcggccaggccaAGATCGCGGTGCAGATCAAGAACCAGGACGAGATGCTCGAGCTCATGGGCAAGGCGCGCAGCCTCGGCGTCACCTCCGAggtcatcgccgacgccggccgcacgcagatcgaggccggcagccTGACAGTGCTCGGTGTCGGCCCCGCGCCAAGGagcctcgtcgaccagatCACGGGACACTTGAAGCTTTTGTaa
- a CDS encoding Putative WD repeat-containing protein WDR46/Utp7: MEVDTPQTQTISRNNTHSNGAVQVKRRTDLLPREEREKTRKLKEANKSYGRGKNINIKSIRDKKLRTNLSRLESKYRDATIKAKDAEILLENSGGFLEPETELERTYKVRQDEITESVAVTTAQKRFELKLEELGPYVGEYTRNGRELLLAGRKGHLATFDWREGRLGCEIQVGETIRDVRWLHNNQFFAVAQKKYVYIYDHNGVEIHCLRKHMEVTHMEFLPYHFLLGTVASTGFLKYQDVSTGDIVSEMPTKLGPPTAMTQNPWNAVFHVGHQNGTVTLWSPNQTDPLVKLLAHRGPVRSLAVDREGRYMVSTGQDCKMAVWDIRMFKEVNQYFTRQPASSVAISDSGLTAVGWGTQTSVWKDLFLKNEPVQQKVQSPYMAWGGEGKRIERVRWCPFEDVLGMGHDEGFSSIIVPGAGEANFDALEVNPFETAKQRQEAEVKGLLNKLQPEMIALDPNFIGNIDLRSDKQRKADRDLDAKPLSIEEEIKKRARGKNGALKKYLRKQRKKNIIDEKRMKVDEIWEKQQKEREKKNNEVEADLGPALSRFARKE, from the exons ATGGAAGTCGACACCCCCCAAACGCAAACGATATCCCGAAACAACACACACTCCAATGGCGCCGTCCAGGTGAAGAGACGCACCGACCTCCTCCCGCGTGAGGAGCGGGAGAAGACCCGGAAGCTGAAAGAGGCGAACAAGTCGTACGGCCGCGGCAAGAATATCAACATCAAGTCGATCCGGGACAAGAAGCTGCGCACCAACCTCTCGCGGCTCGAGAGCAAGTACCGCGACGCCACgatcaaggccaaggatgcTGAGATCCTGCTCGAGAACTCGGGCGGCTTCCTCGAACCCGAAACGGAACTCGAGAGGACCTACAAGGTCCGCCAAGATGAGATCACCGAGAGCGTCGCCGTCACGACGGCGCAGAAGCGTTTCGAGCTGAAGCTGGAGGAGCTTGGCCCGTACGTTGGCGAGTACACCCGCAACGGCAGAGAACTCCTGCTCGCGGGACGCAAGGGTCATCTGGCGACGTTCGACTGGAGGGAAGGCAGGCTGGGGTGCGAGATTCAGGTGGGCGAGACGATCAGGGACGTGAGGTGGCTGCACAACAACCAGTTCTTCGCCGTTGCGCAGAAGAAGTATGTCTACATCTACGACCACAACGGTGTGGAGATCCACTGCTTGAGGAAACACATGGAGGTTACGCACATGGAGTTCCTCCCCTACCACTTCCTCTTGGGCACGGTG GCATCGACTGGTTTCCTTAAGTACCAGGACGTTtcgaccggcgacatcgtcTCCGAGATGCCCACCAAGCTTGGCCCTCCGACAGCCATGACCCAAAACCCGTGGAacgccgtcttccacgtCGGACACCAGAACGGCACAGTAACTCTCTGGTCGCCGAACCAGACCGACCCCCTCGTCAAGCTGCTGGCCCACAGAGGACCCGTGAGGTCATTAGCCGTTGACCGGGAGGGCCGGTACATGGTCTCGACCGGTCAAGACTGCAAGATGGCGGTCTGGGATATCAGAATGTTCAAGGAGGTGAACCAGTACTTCACAAGACAACCCGCGTCTTCAGTGGCCATTTCCGACTCTGGTCTGACGGCTGTCGGATGGGGCACGCAGACGAGCGTCTGGAAGGACCTCTTCCTGAAGAACGAGCCCGTCCAGCAAAAGGTGCAGAGCCCGTACATGGCGtggggcggcgagggcaagCGCATCGAACGAGTGCGATGGTGCCCCTTTGAGGATGTTTTGGGCATGGGCCACGACGAAGGATTCTCGTCCATCATCGTCCCCGGTGCTGGAGAGGCCAActtcgacgccctcgaggtcAACCCCTTCGAGACGGCCAAGCAGAGacaggaggccgaggtcaagggcctgCTGAACAAGCTGCAGCCGGAGATGATCGCGTTGGACCCCAACTTCATCGGCAACATCGACCTGAGGTCGGACAAGCAGCGCAAGGCCGACAGGGACCTTGACGCGAAACCGCTGTcgatcgaggaggagatcaagAAGCGCGCGAGAGGCAAGAACGGTGCGCTCAAGAAGTACCTGCGCaagcagaggaagaagaacatcatcgacgagaagCGGATGAAGGTCGACGAGATCtgggagaagcagcagaaggagagggagaagaagaacaatgaggtcgaggccgacctcgGCCCGGCGCTGTCTAGGTTTGCGCGCAAGGAATAA